CGGCGTCCAATCGCTGTATTTGCCAACCATGTCGCCGAGGTAGGGGATGGTGATTTCCAAAATTTCGTCAAACGGCAATTCGTCAGAATCCAAAATACCGGCGTTGGGGTTTTTAATCGCCCAAATAATACCGGCCAAAACGGGCGATGTAACCTGTAAACTGGTTGCGCTGTTTTGCGGGGCCAACTCGCGTGCCTGGTTTATCGACAAATTTGACCCATACCAATAGGAAGTTTTTTTATGCCCCATCAGCAGAACCCCCAGCTCATCAACGCCGTCAACAATATCATTACCAATCAGCCGTTGCGTTTCTTGCAATTCAAAATTATGGCCGGCCAATTCATGGAGCGACGCCACCGCCGCGTCGCACGGGTGATAGGCATAATGCACCGTCGGGCGGTATTGTTTACCATTAACCTCGCCGCTGAAATAATCGGCTATCGAAATCGATTCGTTGTGGGTGATAATCCAACCATGATAGGGCCCTTCATCCGGCGTCCATGACCGGCATTGGGTAATGGCCCCCGGTTGATGCAGGTAAATCGCCGCGCCGCAACCAAATTCATGTTTGCTGGCGTCTTTCGGCATTTCCTTTTCGTGGCTACCCCAACCCAATTCGGCGGGCTGGCAACCCTCCGAATAAAAACCATCGATGCTCCAGGTATTAACAAACTCGCCGCGTAATTTTGGGTTCACGCTATATTGCGTGTCGCGTTCGGCGATGTGAATAACCTTAACCCCCAGGTTGCAAGCCAATTCGACCCATTCTTGCTTGGTTTGCGGCGTGGCGGTGTTGTGGCCGGTGTCCTTGGCAACATTTAACAATGCTTGCTTC
This is a stretch of genomic DNA from Hydrotalea sp.. It encodes these proteins:
- a CDS encoding saccharopine dehydrogenase C-terminal domain-containing protein translates to MDKVDFSGKIVVLGFGSIATGLVPLLFKHFNNPHLTVITADDRNIDIAHHYKINHIINPVTRDNYKELLATHLNAGDFLVNLSVDVSSVALIEWCHDNKVLYIDTCIEPWVGFYTDTSLSASQRSNYALRESAIAKRTQWQQRGDKDNPTAIIAHGANPGVVSHFVKQALLNVAKDTGHNTATPQTKQEWVELACNLGVKVIHIAERDTQYSVNPKLRGEFVNTWSIDGFYSEGCQPAELGWGSHEKEMPKDASKHEFGCGAAIYLHQPGAITQCRSWTPDEGPYHGWIITHNESISIADYFSGEVNGKQYRPTVHYAYHPCDAAVASLHELAGHNFELQETQRLIGNDIVDGVDELGVLLMGHKKTSYWYGSNLSINQARELAPQNSATSLQVTSPVLAGIIWAIKNPNAGILDSDELPFDEILEITIPYLGDMVGKYSDWTP